One segment of Telopea speciosissima isolate NSW1024214 ecotype Mountain lineage unplaced genomic scaffold, Tspe_v1 Tspe_v1.0750, whole genome shotgun sequence DNA contains the following:
- the LOC122648310 gene encoding ribosomal protein S2, mitochondrial, which yields MTIHSIVIQKLLSTNAHLGRRVAAHHFKVYICGSRNGIAILDSDKTLICLRNACHFIGSPIRQKGRSFFVNTNSLFDEIIEQMATRIGCINDSQWRIGGFLTNCSSPKKIRSRNKKINFGSNQQPDCVVIFDADRKSSVILEADRLQIPIASLVDSNIPLGSYKRITYPIPANDPIQFVYLFRNSITKTVLLERGRIVAMKETVGEEKAHRPELLQALLDKGGLTNERKMELVPHPGIKPHFLATNQFRRPFIREFRSTPYYSSPLELFEAVAPFLNAVSTWAGSSMANGVSGVTDGNVGANSLPGAEVIPSSGTTSTGIPPLLSLQIPKGGHGHLASLFFLIKTWCPTGLLCLNKAEKWSRPNRKLTTPVPLLREHPLLITVLKKGGSRAREPV from the coding sequence ATGACAATCCATTCTATTGTTATTCAAAAATTACTGAGTACGAACGCACATCTAGGCCGTCGGGTAGCTGCTCACCATTTCAAAGTCTATATCTGTGGTTCCAGAAATGGAATTGCTATTCTCGATTCAGATAAGACACTGATTTGTTTACGAAACGCTTGTCATTTTATAGGATCTCCCATTCGTCAAAAAGGCCGTTCCTTCTTTGTAAATACCAATTCGTTATTCGATGAGATAATAGAACAAATGGCGACGAGAATCGGCTGTATCAATGATTCTCAATGGAGGATCGGGGGGTTTTTGACCAATTGTTCAAGTCCGAAAAAAATCCGTTCGAGAAACAAGAAGATCAATTTCGGGTCGAACCAACAACCAGATTGTGTAGTTATTTTTGATGCAGATAGAAAGTCCTCGGTCATACTTGAAGCTGATCGATTACAAATACCTATTGCATCTTTAGTGGATTCGAATATCCCATTGGGATCCTATAAAAGAATCACTTATCCCATTCCAGCGAATGATCCTATACAGTTTGTATATCTATTTCGTAATTCGATCACGAAAACAGTTCTTCTTGAACGGGGAAGAATCGTTGCGATGAAGGAGACTGTGGGAGAAGAAAAAGCTCATAGACCAGAGCTACTACAAGCACTTTTAGATAAAGGGGGGTTAACTAACGAAAGAAAGATGGAACTTGTTCCCCACCCAGGAATAAAACCACATTTCCTTGCTACTAATCAATTTAGGCGCCCTTTCATCCGGGAATTTAGGTCTACCCCTTATTACTCTTCCCCACTCGAGCTCTTCGAGGCCGTCGCCCCATTCCTCAATGCTGTTAGCACTTGGGCTGGAAGTTCGATGGCGAATGGTGTATCGGGGGTGACAGATGGAAATGTGGGGGCTAATAGTCTGCCGGGGGCGGAGGTGATTCCTAGTTCCGGAACGACTTCAACGGGAATACCACCCCTGCTCTCCCTACAGATCCCAAAAGGGGGCCACGGCCACCTcgcttctcttttttttttgataaagaccTGGTGCCCGACCGGTCTTCTCTGCCTGAACAAAGCGGAAAAGTGGTCACGACCGAACCGCAAGTTGACCACTCCAGTACCGCTACTCCGGGAGCATCCGCTGCTCATAACTGTTTTGAAGAAGGGTGGGTCGAGAGCGAGAGAACCCGTCTGA